A window of the Zeugodacus cucurbitae isolate PBARC_wt_2022May chromosome 2, idZeuCucr1.2, whole genome shotgun sequence genome harbors these coding sequences:
- the LOC105214137 gene encoding cyclin G gives MSVPVRYSAAANYAVVDSGLSNTLQQEEQYHQFQQQQQQQQHQQLYCQFVANANANVNNINLSLGECNNFVNGNINGFDVQQQLMQQRSSMSSSVSPITGLPANINHHQHHHHHHQQSSPLNMDNMNINNIDVLQEEEEAHQLHYHQHHYDDQSACEQSELPSNGMMGGETVAEAMNSTMLAAAVANGSGSAAMHTVDVDVDEWRMSDEGRYGTPGAAGLEYQKYELEQQQHTPANMMNQPLESSLMDNENRNMKMNNNANSSTTNSDANDAPNSQKKENELFGLPSEELYRMLNEYNVLQDKYHTVLLMPRESKREVTAGGRDGSAYVLRCLKMWYELPSDVLFSAMSLVDRFLDRMAVKPKHMACMSVASFHLAIRQLGLKPIPAEELVTISQCGCTAGDLERMAGVIANKLGVQMGTTPVTAVTILRVFYALFRNLAKEVCDEFYEFYQRMIKLEDLENRLENLLCDVKTTVIAPSTLALILMCLHLDFHIKASYKRERPELKPVFEYILFLQQYLRIPDRVFSSGFSVVAEILSHYNGQNKQPYKQRLVWKLSSRTLKVLRPTNRFSTDLTTIDEGQTNVMDEGCRSRTESISSEEEEDWPTSPIIPIFEQC, from the exons ATGTCTGTCCCTGTACGCTACTCTGCTGCCGCCAATTACGCCGTCGTTGATAGTGGTTTGTCAAATACTCTACAACAAGAAGAGCAATACCACCAAttccaacagcaacagcaacaacaacagcaccagcaGTTGTATTGCCAATTTGTCGCCAACGCCAACGCTAACGTCAACAACATCAATTTGAGTTTGGGCGAGTGCAATAACTTCGTGAACGGCAATATAAACGGTTTTGACGTGCAGCAGCAGTTGATGCAGCAGCGGTCATCGATGTCGTCGTCGGTTTCGCCAATAACTGGATTACCCGCCAACATCAACCATCaccaacatcatcatcatcatcatcagcaatcTTCACCATTAAACATGGACAATATGaatatcaataatattgatGTTCTGCAGGAGGAGGAAGAGGCTCACCAATTGCATTATCATCAACATCATTACGATGATCAGTCGGCATGCGAGCAATCGGAATTGCCGTCAAACGGTATGATGGGCGGCGAGACAGTGGCGGAAGCTATGAACTCAACGATGTTGGCGGCAGCAGTAGCGAATGGAAGCGGTAGTGCAGCAATGCATACTGTGGATGTAGATGTGGATGAGTGGAGGATGTCTGACGAGGGCCGGTATGGGACACCGGGTGCTGCTGGCTTggaatatcaaaaatatgagctagaacaacaacaacatacacctGCTAACATGATGAACCAACCACTAGAGTCTTCGTTAATGGATAATGAGAATAGGAATATGAAGATGAACAACAATGCTAATAGCAGCACTACCAACAGCGATGCCAATGATGCCCCAAATTCGCAGAAGAAGGAGAATGAATTATTCGGTTTGCCATCCGAAGAGCTGTATCGCATGTTGAACGAATACAATGTGTTGCAGGATAAATACCACACTGTATTGCTAATGCCGAGAGAATCCAAg CGTGAAGTGACGGCCGGTGGACGTGATGGCTCCGCGTATGTTTTACGTTGCCTTAAAATGTGGTATGAGCTGCCCTCCGATGTGCTATTCTCAGCAATGAGCCTTGTGGATCGCTTCCTGGATCGCATGGCTGTGAAGCCGAAGCATATGGCCTGCATGAGTGTGGCCTCATTTCACTTGGCTATCAGGCAGCTAGGATTGAAACCAATACCCGCGGAAGAATTAGTAACTATTTCACAG TGTGGTTGCACAGCTGGCGATTTGGAGCGTATGGCTGGTGTTATCGCCAATAAATTGGGTGTACAAATGGGCACCACCCCGGTCACTGCCGTCACCATCCTGCGCGTTTTTTATGCCCTTTTCCGTAATCTGGCAAAGGAGGTATGCGATGAATTCTATGAATTCTATCAACGTATGATCAAGTTGGAGGATCTGGAAAATCGTTTGGAGAATCTGCTGTGCGATGTCAAGACCACAGTTATAGCACCATCAACATTGGCATTAATACTGATGTGTCTACATTTGGATTTCCACATTAAGGCGTCCTACAAACGCGAACGCCCCGAATTGAAACCCGTATTCGAGTATATACTTTTCCTGCAGCAATATTTGCGG atTCCCGATCGCGTATTTAGCAGTGGTTTCTCCGTTGTAGCTGAGATACTCTCTCACTACAATGGTCAAAACAAGCAGCCCTACAAGCAACGCTTAGTTTGGAAATTGTCCAGCCGCACACTGAAAGTATTGCGTCCAACCAATCGTTTTTCAACCGATCTAACCACCATCGATGAAGGCCAAACGAATGTCATGGATGAAGGCTGTCGTTCAAG AACTGAAAGCATTAGCTCCGAGGAGGAGGAGGACTGGCCCACATCACCCATTATTCCGATCTTTGAACAGTGTTAG